The Impatiens glandulifera chromosome 8, dImpGla2.1, whole genome shotgun sequence genome includes a window with the following:
- the LOC124912945 gene encoding ankyrin repeat-containing protein BDA1-like codes for MDRRMFEAAWTGDLTVLKRLAKEDRRILHSPSLLGGDNPLHIGCMASHHDFVKELMMLNRNLAYDLNEDGLSPLHIAAAIGDFIVVHELVIINNMVKLCEIEGKDRCIPLHCAVIKGRLDVVNLLIESDPDSIEKATAQGETVFHLAIKNNQFKTLQILLDHLYRLGKLNLLENKDDQGNTILHLATSRKQYEVIRLLIPKHGVSQLVPMVDVNATNENGQSQTPLDVLVLIHEMGDDHNNNNYENGIAAYDKKVWVEDILLRAGARKCANDQSLVIEGQVIVEADQTDQTGNNENMTWYDLLKYKKGRDSPGDVRNCLLVIVALITTATYQFMLSPPGGGWQENWFCSSVYMITLLTFGFPLMIELLVALSGITMTYFVSMFIVMPNDAVSLIFKKVYKFWG; via the exons ATGGACAGAAGAATGTTCGAAGCTGCTTGGACCGGGGACCTTACGGTCTTAAAGAGGCTAGCAAAAGAGGATCGTCGAATCCTTCATTCTCCTTCTTTGTTAGGCGGAGACAACCCATTACATATTGGTTGTATGGCAAGTCACCATGATTTTGTCAAAGAGTTGATGATGTTGAATAGAAATCTTGCATATGATCTGAATGAAGACGGTTTAAGCCCACTTCATATTGCAGCAGCAATTGGTGACTTCATTGTCGTGCATGAACTCGTGATAATCAACAATATGGTAAAATTGTGTGAGATTGAAGGAAAAGATAGGTGCATCCCTCTTCATTGCGCAGTTATTAAAGGTAGATTGGATGTAGTTAATTTGTTGATTGAGAGTGATCCTGATTCCATAGAGAAGGCTACTGCTCAAGGCGAGACTGTTTTTCACTTAGCCATAAAGAACAACCAATTCAAGACTCTGCAGATTCTACTAGATCATCTCTATCGACTGGGAAAGCTCAATTTACTCGAGAACAAAGATGACCAAGGCAATACCATCTTGCATCTAGCCACTTCAAGGAAACAATATGAG GTAATTCGTCTCTTAATTCCAAAGCATGGAGTCTCCCAATTAGTACCAATGGTGGATGTAAATGCAACGAATGAAAATGGTCAAAGTCAAACACCTCTTGATGTTTTAGTACTTATTCATGAAATGGGTGATGatcacaacaacaacaactatgAGAATGGGATCGCTGCATATGATAAAAAAGTGTGGGTGGAGGATATCTTACTGCGAGCTGGAGCTCGGAAATGTGCAAATGATCAATCACTGGTTATTGAAGGACAGGTTATTGTAGAGGCTGATCAGACTGACCAAACAG GTAACAACGAGAACATGACATGGTACGATTTATTAAAGTACAAAAAAGGGAGGGACTCGCCCGGAGATGTACGCAATTGTCTTTTGGTTATTGTTGCCCTAATCACCACCGCTACTTACCAATTTATGTTGAGCCCTCCGGGTGGTGGATGGCAAGAAAACT GGTTTTGTTCATCGGTATACATGATAACGTTGTTGACGTTTGGATTTCCGTTGATGATTGAGTTGCTTGTTGCCTTGAGCGGCATCACAATGACTTACTTCGTCTCTATGTTTATTGTCATGCCAAATGATGCCGTGTCACTCATTTTC AAGAAGGTTTACAAGTTTTGGGGTTAG